In Edaphobacter dinghuensis, a genomic segment contains:
- a CDS encoding anti-sigma factor family protein encodes MTCTDFLSQLTDYFDGQISAELLEEVRAHTAGCSHCEVVLNTTRQTIEIYRGNEVYEVSDEFRERLHSAIMRKCSQKASA; translated from the coding sequence ATGACCTGCACCGACTTTCTCAGCCAGCTAACCGATTACTTCGACGGTCAGATTAGTGCCGAACTGCTCGAAGAGGTTCGCGCTCATACCGCCGGGTGCAGCCACTGCGAAGTGGTCCTCAATACCACCCGCCAAACTATTGAAATATATCGCGGTAACGAGGTTTACGAGGTTTCTGACGAGTTCCGCGAGCGGCTTCACTCCGCCATTATGCGGAAATGTAGTCAAAAGGCGAGTGCTTAG
- a CDS encoding nitrite/sulfite reductase, with the protein MTTPSAPVIKETKAQKTERLKLAKNPWEAFDEIRQFARDGRDSVPEEWALYFRWWGVYSQGDGLGLAGGKNGEGKATEFFMLRIGLPNGLLTSHQLRVIGGITKKFARNLADITTRQNIQLHWLTIADLVEVVDALTEIGLSPKGACGDVVRNVTGCPLAGLSHDELIDASPLAVEVARTLTANTAFYNLPRKFKISISGCSLWCSYPEINDVALTATKHVVDDKEEVGYTLRVGGGLSTEPHIAARIPAFIRQDQALAAVIAAAEIFRDADVLRENRMKARSKYLFMKFGWTPESYLEVLESKLGYKLIPSPAEDENIADDIYRDHIGITQQRQPGLSSVGASVLRGRVTGDQLQKLADLADKYGNGQLRATIMQNIIIVNVPNEVTAALVIELNTLGFQVDVSSFWRGAIACTGTEFCKLAITETKGFAKWLVSEMEDRLPGFDQQIKLHVTGCTNSCGQHWIADIGLEGKRIKKDGKLVDAFHFCVGGAVGKYARTSRPLGYRAAAEDVPDAIERLLQAYLADRQPDEDLRAYFARHDDDTLRALLNGEAIDAVERDAPPVGAGRLAPGE; encoded by the coding sequence ATGACCACCCCTTCCGCTCCCGTTATCAAAGAGACCAAAGCCCAGAAGACAGAGCGACTCAAGCTCGCGAAGAATCCCTGGGAGGCCTTTGATGAGATCCGCCAGTTTGCCCGCGACGGCCGCGACTCCGTCCCTGAAGAGTGGGCGCTCTACTTCCGGTGGTGGGGAGTGTACTCGCAGGGCGACGGCCTTGGCCTGGCGGGCGGCAAAAATGGCGAAGGCAAAGCCACAGAGTTCTTCATGCTGCGCATCGGCCTGCCCAACGGCCTGCTCACCAGCCATCAGCTCCGCGTTATCGGCGGCATCACCAAGAAATTCGCTCGCAATCTGGCCGACATTACCACTCGCCAGAACATTCAGCTTCACTGGCTCACCATCGCCGATCTGGTCGAAGTGGTGGATGCGCTTACCGAAATCGGCCTCTCCCCCAAGGGAGCCTGCGGAGACGTCGTCCGCAACGTAACCGGCTGCCCTCTCGCCGGTCTCAGCCACGACGAGCTCATCGACGCGTCGCCTCTCGCCGTCGAAGTGGCCCGGACGCTTACGGCGAACACCGCCTTCTACAACCTGCCGCGCAAGTTCAAGATCTCCATCTCCGGCTGCTCGTTGTGGTGCAGCTATCCCGAGATCAACGACGTTGCTCTCACCGCGACGAAGCATGTTGTCGACGATAAGGAAGAGGTTGGTTACACCTTGCGCGTTGGCGGCGGTCTCTCTACCGAGCCGCACATCGCCGCTCGCATTCCCGCCTTCATCCGTCAGGACCAGGCCCTCGCTGCTGTCATCGCCGCTGCGGAGATCTTCCGCGATGCCGATGTGCTCCGTGAAAACCGCATGAAGGCCCGTTCCAAGTATCTCTTCATGAAGTTTGGCTGGACACCCGAATCCTACCTCGAAGTGCTCGAATCGAAGCTCGGTTACAAGCTGATCCCTTCGCCCGCAGAGGACGAGAACATCGCCGACGATATCTATCGCGACCACATCGGAATCACACAGCAGCGCCAGCCCGGCCTCTCTTCGGTCGGCGCCAGCGTGCTTCGCGGACGGGTCACCGGCGATCAGTTGCAAAAACTAGCGGACCTCGCCGACAAGTACGGCAACGGCCAGCTTCGCGCGACGATCATGCAGAACATCATCATCGTCAACGTGCCGAACGAGGTGACCGCTGCTCTGGTCATCGAACTGAATACCCTCGGTTTTCAGGTGGATGTTTCGTCTTTCTGGCGCGGCGCGATTGCCTGCACAGGCACTGAGTTCTGCAAGCTTGCCATCACAGAGACCAAGGGATTTGCGAAGTGGCTGGTCAGCGAGATGGAAGACCGTCTCCCCGGCTTCGATCAGCAGATCAAGCTGCACGTTACGGGCTGCACCAATAGCTGCGGACAGCACTGGATCGCCGATATCGGCCTTGAGGGCAAGAGAATCAAGAAGGATGGCAAGCTGGTGGATGCCTTCCACTTCTGCGTTGGCGGAGCGGTTGGCAAGTATGCTCGCACCTCTCGGCCTCTCGGCTACCGCGCCGCTGCGGAAGATGTTCCGGATGCCATCGAGCGCTTGCTTCAGGCGTATCTGGCCGATCGGCAACCGGACGAAGATCTCCGCGCCTACTTCGCGCGTCACGACGATGACACTCTCCGCGCATTGCTGAACGGAGAGGCTATCGATGCGGTCGAGCGCGATGCTCCCCCTGTTGGAGCTGGCCGCCTCGCTCCAGGCGAGTAA
- a CDS encoding precorrin-2 dehydrogenase/sirohydrochlorin ferrochelatase family protein produces the protein MSLFPIFLKLAARPCVVIGAGNLAESKIESLQAANARITVIAPEASERIRSLAAAGEIELLQRPYVDGDLTGSFLVVAATNVPSVNRAVFAEATAKGVLCNAVDDPPFCDFYFPSVVRRGDLQIAISTAGASPALAQKIRKDINAQLPLDAGEWLADLGNLRREVVAAEPLNDERKWLLHQLAQREVCSFDQCPSRLLAREHAKTNTPEGNS, from the coding sequence ATGTCTCTCTTTCCCATCTTCCTGAAGCTCGCTGCTCGTCCTTGCGTCGTGATCGGGGCGGGAAATCTGGCTGAATCCAAGATCGAATCGCTCCAGGCTGCAAATGCCCGGATTACGGTGATCGCTCCCGAGGCTAGCGAGCGCATTCGGAGCCTTGCCGCCGCGGGCGAGATTGAACTTCTTCAGCGGCCTTATGTTGACGGCGACCTGACGGGCAGCTTTCTCGTTGTGGCTGCGACGAATGTTCCTTCGGTCAATCGCGCGGTCTTTGCCGAGGCGACCGCAAAGGGCGTTCTTTGCAATGCCGTAGATGATCCGCCCTTCTGCGACTTCTACTTCCCATCGGTCGTCCGGCGAGGCGACCTGCAGATTGCTATCTCCACCGCCGGCGCCAGCCCTGCTCTCGCGCAGAAGATACGAAAAGACATTAATGCACAGCTCCCTCTCGATGCAGGGGAGTGGCTCGCCGACCTTGGCAATCTGCGCCGCGAGGTCGTCGCTGCCGAGCCTCTTAATGACGAGCGCAAGTGGCTGCTTCACCAGCTTGCCCAGCGTGAGGTGTGTTCTTTTGACCAATGCCCTTCGCGTCTGTTGGCTCGCGAGCACGCCAAGACCAATACCCCGGAAGGTAACTCTTGA
- the cobA gene encoding uroporphyrinogen-III C-methyltransferase, with amino-acid sequence MSGHEVAKHPAASSLPQNRRSARAERGHVYLAGAGPGDPDYLTLRTVRLLETADLVLPDDLVSEEILALIPAGTEIIPVGKRCGQPRITQAEIHVLMIDGARAGKSVLRLKSGDPLIFGRAGEELQALRGAGIPFEIVPGITTAFAVAAGLKTPLTDRSAASKLILATAHHAAGKVQLTPKWSGAFPPDATLVIYMPGRNFRALADDLIESGIAADTPCVAVSKASTAAEQVHAATLGSIDDAAVGPAPVILLIGQAIQVD; translated from the coding sequence TTGAGCGGACATGAAGTGGCAAAGCATCCTGCGGCTTCGTCCTTACCGCAGAACAGGCGATCGGCCAGGGCCGAACGCGGTCACGTGTATCTTGCCGGAGCAGGCCCCGGCGATCCTGATTACCTCACCTTGAGAACGGTTCGGCTGCTCGAGACGGCAGACCTTGTACTTCCTGATGATCTTGTCTCTGAAGAGATCCTTGCGTTGATCCCCGCAGGGACGGAGATTATTCCGGTGGGGAAGCGCTGCGGCCAGCCCCGTATTACCCAGGCCGAGATCCATGTGCTTATGATCGACGGCGCGCGGGCAGGCAAATCGGTCCTGCGCCTCAAGTCAGGCGATCCGCTTATCTTCGGACGCGCCGGAGAAGAGCTTCAGGCGCTTCGCGGTGCGGGCATTCCGTTTGAGATCGTGCCCGGCATTACTACTGCGTTTGCTGTGGCCGCCGGTCTGAAGACGCCGCTGACCGATCGCAGTGCTGCGTCCAAGCTCATTCTGGCTACCGCGCATCATGCGGCGGGCAAGGTGCAGCTTACGCCCAAGTGGAGTGGGGCATTTCCACCGGATGCTACGCTGGTCATCTATATGCCGGGCAGGAACTTTCGCGCGCTCGCCGATGATCTGATCGAGTCAGGCATCGCTGCCGACACCCCTTGCGTTGCTGTCTCCAAGGCTTCAACCGCTGCGGAGCAGGTCCACGCCGCGACCCTTGGGTCGATCGACGATGCCGCGGTGGGGCCGGCTCCGGTGATCCTGCTTATCGGGCAGGCGATTCAGGTCGACTGA
- a CDS encoding PEP-CTERM sorting domain-containing protein (PEP-CTERM proteins occur, often in large numbers, in the proteomes of bacteria that also encode an exosortase, a predicted intramembrane cysteine proteinase. The presence of a PEP-CTERM domain at a protein's C-terminus predicts cleavage within the sorting domain, followed by covalent anchoring to some some component of the (usually Gram-negative) cell surface. Many PEP-CTERM proteins exhibit an unusual sequence composition that includes large numbers of potential glycosylation sites. Expression of one such protein has been shown restore the ability of a bacterium to form floc, a type of biofilm.): MRRRTLLLLMIVLLVTGSATGVNASTECQRWFIAYKQQLAHSQAVKRLRLAKLRAERYARMKLAGYVKPKPVVRPHRHYPHRPRMTRAEILRRYNLACGVLPEREADQPIIKEETPANFAAQRPLDFLPVSDSDDQQLIASTVPPTYTDTGVTPDTPGSGGPPGSSTPGFPGGFIPPSSPPITPVPEPENLVLLLTGLIAGAGVIRRKIRS, translated from the coding sequence ATGCGGCGACGAACACTGCTACTTCTGATGATCGTGCTTCTGGTGACCGGATCGGCGACCGGCGTTAACGCGTCGACAGAATGCCAGCGCTGGTTCATCGCCTACAAGCAGCAGCTTGCGCACTCTCAGGCAGTGAAGCGCTTGCGCCTGGCGAAGCTCAGAGCAGAGCGTTATGCCCGCATGAAGCTGGCGGGTTACGTCAAGCCGAAGCCTGTCGTCAGGCCGCACCGCCACTATCCGCATCGTCCCAGAATGACCCGCGCCGAGATTCTCCGCCGGTACAACCTGGCCTGCGGTGTGCTCCCCGAACGAGAGGCAGATCAGCCGATCATCAAAGAAGAGACTCCGGCAAACTTTGCCGCACAGCGGCCGCTGGATTTTCTGCCGGTATCGGATTCCGATGATCAACAACTGATCGCATCCACCGTTCCGCCGACCTATACCGATACGGGAGTAACTCCCGATACTCCAGGTTCGGGCGGACCGCCGGGTTCCTCGACACCCGGATTCCCTGGCGGCTTCATTCCTCCAAGCTCTCCGCCGATAACACCTGTTCCCGAGCCGGAGAACCTTGTTCTGCTGTTGACCGGTCTTATTGCGGGAGCCGGCGTCATACGCCGAAAGATCAGGAGCTAG